From the genome of Labedella gwakjiensis:
TCAACTCCCCGCTGCCCGCCACGGGGTCGGCGAGGGCGCACCTCGGCATCGCGGTCGAGCATCTCGTCGCCGGGGCTCTCGACGAGGAGAGGGCGAGCGGCGGCGACGACGACGCGATGCACCGCGACGGCCTGTTCATGGCCGCCCAACTCGCCATCGAGACGCACTTCCGTGACCCCGGCCTCACCGTCGGACGGCTCGCGAGGGAGCTGTCGGTGAGCGTTCGTACCGTGCACGATGCGTTCAGCAGGTTCGGAACGACGCCGCGCCGCGAAGTCGAGCGCCGGCGCGTCAGCGAGATCGACCGCCTGACGGACGACGCCCGACGGTCGTCGTCGCAGACCGCCGAGGCCGTCGGCTTCACCTCGGCGAGGCAGTTGAACCGGGCCATCGCACGCGCGCGGCCGGGCACGGCGCATCCCGCGGCCGAGCGCGACGAGCGGTGACCGAACCGTCGCGATGAGGGCGTCGCTCACACGAGAGGCGAGGGCGAGCGCGGCGTCGCGACCGCGAGACCGAGCCGGGGACGGGTACCGTCGACCGCATGCACCTCATCCTCCGGACACTGCTCGTGATCGCTCGCGCGCAGGCGAGATTCCGCCGCGGCCGCACCATTGGGCACTACGACGTGGGGCGCATCCGCCTCACCACCCTGCCGACGGATCTCGACCTCAACGGTCACATGAACAACGGCGTGTACTTCTCGATGCTCGACCTCGGC
Proteins encoded in this window:
- a CDS encoding helix-turn-helix domain-containing protein is translated as MTMGTVAAEKCDDFGWQPRGAIDPGLVADTMQNPYVGLGRAWSNSAGYSLAAGENLAYLVYTVEGGFDFTVDGESVETAASSLILLDGAAPTTARTLSETARFVWYVKPTILASGRGRFRFHEPIPMRNASLRALLALTNTVLNSPLPATGSARAHLGIAVEHLVAGALDEERASGGDDDAMHRDGLFMAAQLAIETHFRDPGLTVGRLARELSVSVRTVHDAFSRFGTTPRREVERRRVSEIDRLTDDARRSSSQTAEAVGFTSARQLNRAIARARPGTAHPAAERDER